gaTGTTGTTAGCATACTTTTTTCTCTGCTAATCTTTTATCATGCTCACTTTTCAGGGAGATAACAAGTCATTCCTCGTTTGCAAAAAGAAGATGGCAACATCGCCGGACATGCTTTGTTGTTTCTGTCCCCCTCCTTTCAAGCAATTTCTTGAGATCGTGGTTAATATGAAATTTGACGAGGAACCTAACTACGGGAAGTTAGTATCACTGTTTCAAGAGCTCTTGGGGGAGAATCCGGCAATTAGACCCATAAACACAGAAGGTGCTCAAAAGGTGACGTTTACATCCTTTACATTTTACTTTTCTTGGCTATTAAGTAGTCACTTTGGAGTTGTTGTTTGAcgtcttgtattttttttggtgGTAGATCATTTTTCAAGTTGGACAGAAGCGAGGTAGGTTGAGCattggggaagaagaagaagaagatgcacCTAGGAAAAAAGTCCGTCTAGGTGTCCCTGCAACGCAATGGATATCAATTTACAATGCCAGGCAACCAATGAAGCAGAGGTAACAAAGTTTATGGTTAACTATAGCATCAGATAACTGTTAATGTCTTTTGATCTGTCCATGCCTCAAGTGGGAAGTCCGTTTGTGTCTACAAGTGTTTTCTTGGTTTAAAACTTTGATTCTTGGCTTTAGTGTGAATACAAGTTTGGACTAACAATCTACTTGCGCAACCAGGTACCATTATAATGTGGCTGATACAAGACTAGCACAGCATATCGAGAGAGGTACAGCAGATGGTTTGTTAATAGGCTGTGTATCATCATGTTCGAATCTATGGGCATTAATAATGGATGCTGGAACTGGCTTCACAAACCAAGTCTACGAACTCTCTCCTGTCTTCTTGCATAAGGTTGGTCCAATGTTTCTCTGTTAATGATTAGTAAGTCTTTGTTCtgtcaagatgatcttatgtgAGTATAAACTATGTTCTGTTTCAGGAATGGATTTTGGAACAGTGGGAGAAGAATTACTACATAAGTTCTATTGCTGGTGCAACCAATGGAAGCTCCTTAGTTGTCATGTCAAAAGGTATATACACTTTTCCTGCTTCATGAAAACATATGAATGTTTGCCAATAACTATGGCTAGCTCGTTAGCATGAAAACCATTGATGGCTTATTcgatgtttgttttaaaattgggTATCGAAGGCACGGCGTATACACAGCAGTCGTACAAAGTAAGCGATTCATTTCCATTCAAGTGGATAAACAAGAAGTGGAGAGAAGGCTTCCATGTTACCTCTATGGCAACAGCTGGAACCCGATGGGGTGTTGTCATGTCCCGCAACTCTGGCTACAATGAACAGGTTAGACTTCAACAATGCTTCTTCATGTGATGTCTTTCTTCATAAACTCACCaatttatctctctctctctccaggtTGTTGAACTGGATTTTCTGTATCCGAGTGAAGGCATCCACAGGCGTTGGGATGGTGGATTCAGAATCACATCAACAGCAGCAACAACGGATCAAGCTGCTCTAATTCTAAGCATCCCACGGCGTAGACTGGTCGATGAGACACAAGAGACATTGCGTACCTCTCAATTCCCCAGCACACATGTCAAGGTGAGTAGAGTGAagattactttaaaattttgagatttttttctcCCTTCCGATGAACAATGCCTGAGATCTTGTGCATTGTTTTACCTTCTGTTGTGCAGGAAAAATGGGGAAAGAATCTCTACCTTGCTTCATTAAGCTATGGCCGAACTGTATCTTAAAAATGTAAGAAGAGAGTAAGAAGCTTCTATTATTATGAAGTAGTGAGGGCATAATCACTTATTTAAGTAGACATTAAActgctatttattttttttgtattaagaGGTTATTTTGTTGCAAGGATTACAACAAAAATACTGTATTCTTCAATGTTCTCTCCATATACGACCTGAAATCTTCAACTTCAGTTCCTTGCTGTTGGTATTATCGGCAGAGAAGAACATAGCCAACTTGCGAGTGATGATCAAGCCGTCTTGGCTGTCACGAACGGTTTTGTGACTGTCACGAATGCTTCTAGGCACTCCCTGCCATGTCATCTTTCTGCCATTGCCACTGATCTCCAAAATGTAGCTGAAGCTTGTTGCTTCCTCTTCATCTCCCATAAACTGCATGTAAGCTATGTACATGGGCGTCTTCTTAAGGTGGAATGCTTCAAAGTATAAGCAGAATTGTCGACCGTAACAATCCAGAAGCTGCAACCGTTTTGTATGggaaaaataattaacaaagcTGAGCAAAAGGAACACAATGTTTGGTAATCTTAACTCACAGTTAACATCCAAGTAGCATGATGAAGATGTTTAGGATTATGATGGACATATCGATGACTGAAACTTCTCCCATCATGCATTTCAACATGATGATCATTCCTTAGATGCTGAAGCAGCCACCGAATATCTCCTGTGACTGTACACTTGGATCCAGAGTAGGGACAATTATACggtttttccttatcattgTTGACCTCTCCGGTGTAGTCATTGGAACACTGTAATAAGTTGTGTTAGTTACAATGTGTTCTCATTTATCTAATAGATTTGTATACATACCTGGTAGATTGTAGAAGTAATCTGATTTGTACAAACCGGATAATCAAGCAACTCATGGACCTGAGATTCAATCTGAAGGTGATTGATTCGAGGTTCCATTTCGCTAGAATTCATGAAATCAAAAGGCAAGTGATGAAGTGAAAGAGGAGAAATGTGTATGAATGTAGGTTTgttatgtatgtatgtatgtacaATAACCACATACATACGTTTACGTTGTTTTAAGTTTCAGCTTTCAATGATTGAAGACAACGTGAAGTAAATGGTGAAATATAAGAGTTGGCTCCTGAGATTGCGTGAAAGAGCTTGATTTTAGGGGAGAAAATGATACAGACAAAAACCATATAGTATATGACTTTGTGATTTTAACTACAATTTAGTCAAGGTTCTTGGTAACACGACACCCTGAGTTGTCATACCATGTATCCAATTGGGTCTTGCAAGTTGTAAGTAACCATCAGTTTCATATGCCATGTGGACAAATGACTCTtaaccaaatcaaattattgcattttattaaaacaaaaaggcAATACTGATTGATCATCTTTTAATCAGTCATGGTTAAAAAGCAAAAGACATTGCATGAGAAGTGAGAACAGAACAAATTCCAAATACACAAAAAAATTCTTGTCGTCTGACATTGGTATTTGTGGAAACTTTGGAAATTGTTCTCATTTACTggttaaataaaagaaaaagtaatTTTGAAAAAGAGAGAACTTaccattaattataaatattcatAATACTGTAGTATCAACAAAATGAACacaaaaacaaactaaattcacagacatttattttcttaatataaataaactagAGTAACAGAGAATAATTGAACATATTATTACATTAAACTTAATATTAGTAGTGACATTTAAGCAATACTAGTCTTTTCATCGTATCCATGTATACTACTATTGAAAACTTGAAACACACTAGCAGAACTAGGCATGGGCAtaaaaaccgaaaaccgaaaaccaaaccggaaccgaaccgaaaaaccaaatctgaaaccaaaccaaagttcAAAAATAACTGAACGGTTTCTATATTTCTATAACCGAAACTGAACCGAAAACCGAATGGGTACTCGAATATccgaaataaaatttatatacctaaaaatattaattatatttagtattaaaaataatattcaaaactTCCTACTtatataccaaattatccaaaaaaaatcgaaatactcatatatatttttttatctagagcattttaaattatccaaattatcctAAATAACGAATTACCCGAAgagtttttatccaaaatattaaaatttatccgAATTACCTTATTTATATCCAAAAAATTCCAGTAAATTGTTTTTACCCCGAATCAtccaaaattaaccaaaaaaaccgGAACCAAACCGTAACTGAATTAAAatctgatgttaggagttttcaaggctcctaagacaaatgttgtagtatagtgattgtcgaaccagttctgagggatatcaaagcactgagaatgcaagtactcacttaatctaagtgcaaccaatgatttagatgagttttaaactactactaatactagaaaacaataacaaaatgatactttcttgactaagggaaaagagaactcatgggcatagggattagaccttgggtgatcaagtatcgaactaaggatgacaaatgatcaatcaaactatcaaccttaagcctagacacaattctaagcaagctctatgtctagataaatgctcatttgctaacatatctcaaatatcaaatgtctttggttgaataatatgaaagcaatcattactaacaagtctattagctatcttagcacctttaacaacaaatgtctttggcaaagtatactaaaagcctaggagagttgtctcaggcatttcatcaaacacctttcgggtgggaaatgcctattgatcaacttttgagtggccaactcagaagatgcattaggaatactctactagcaaggaacaagaatgatctacactaaaacatcctagaactaacctaatcacccttaatctccttaacccatgaattcaaaaggtgattactcactaatctccatgattcctcttaaacccatattggatttcagattaaccatgtagagaaatagataagaaatcaacaagaacacaagatgaaagcaatgaaatctgaatcaaaagaggttttttactagttcttctctaGAAAAGAGATTATCAGCCTCTCATCTTACAaaaaagtacttaacttaggtttagaaagtgtaaaaacattaaaacaaatgaccaaaag
The window above is part of the Brassica napus cultivar Da-Ae chromosome C3, Da-Ae, whole genome shotgun sequence genome. Proteins encoded here:
- the LOC106389149 gene encoding casein kinase 1-like protein HD16 isoform X1, translated to MPEPRRGVRRGRVAEAVALNQQLPTDKNKESKRVTEAAAVERPRTRLAARKLKEENQVGEEEEEKEVMAIGNDSGGSNKAAAQEEEGNTAPFPERVQVGGSPLYKVERKLGKGGFGQVFVGRRISGGNERSAGASILEVALKFEHRTSKGCNYGPPHEWQVYNTLGGSHGVPRVHFKGRQGDYYVMVMDILGPSLWDIWNTSGQAMSSEMVACIAVESLSILEKMHAKGYVHGDVKPENFLLGQPSTSQEKKLFLVDLGLATKWREGGGGGQHVEYDQRPDMFRGTVRYASAHAHLGRTASRRDDLESLAYTLIFLHRGRLPWQGYQGDNKSFLVCKKKMATSPDMLCCFCPPPFKQFLEIVVNMKFDEEPNYGKLVSLFQELLGENPAIRPINTEGAQKIIFQVGQKRGRLSIGEEEEEDAPRKKVRLGVPATQWISIYNARQPMKQRYHYNVADTRLAQHIERGTADGLLIGCVSSCSNLWALIMDAGTGFTNQVYELSPVFLHKEWILEQWEKNYYISSIAGATNGSSLVVMSKGTAYTQQSYKVSDSFPFKWINKKWREGFHVTSMATAGTRWGVVMSRNSGYNEQVVELDFLYPSEGIHRRWDGGFRITSTAATTDQAALILSIPRRRLVDETQETLRTSQFPSTHVKEKWGKNLYLASLSYGRTVS
- the LOC106389149 gene encoding casein kinase 1-like protein HD16 isoform X2, whose product is MPEPRRGVRRGRVAEAVALERPRTRLAARKLKEENQVGEEEEEKEVMAIGNDSGGSNKAAAQEEEGNTAPFPERVQVGGSPLYKVERKLGKGGFGQVFVGRRISGGNERSAGASILEVALKFEHRTSKGCNYGPPHEWQVYNTLGGSHGVPRVHFKGRQGDYYVMVMDILGPSLWDIWNTSGQAMSSEMVACIAVESLSILEKMHAKGYVHGDVKPENFLLGQPSTSQEKKLFLVDLGLATKWREGGGGGQHVEYDQRPDMFRGTVRYASAHAHLGRTASRRDDLESLAYTLIFLHRGRLPWQGYQGDNKSFLVCKKKMATSPDMLCCFCPPPFKQFLEIVVNMKFDEEPNYGKLVSLFQELLGENPAIRPINTEGAQKIIFQVGQKRGRLSIGEEEEEDAPRKKVRLGVPATQWISIYNARQPMKQRYHYNVADTRLAQHIERGTADGLLIGCVSSCSNLWALIMDAGTGFTNQVYELSPVFLHKEWILEQWEKNYYISSIAGATNGSSLVVMSKGTAYTQQSYKVSDSFPFKWINKKWREGFHVTSMATAGTRWGVVMSRNSGYNEQVVELDFLYPSEGIHRRWDGGFRITSTAATTDQAALILSIPRRRLVDETQETLRTSQFPSTHVKEKWGKNLYLASLSYGRTVS
- the LOC106389150 gene encoding probable inactive E3 ubiquitin-protein ligase SINAT6; this encodes MYVVIVHTYIHNKPTFIHISPLSLHHLPFDFMNSSEMEPRINHLQIESQVHELLDYPVCTNQITSTIYQCSNDYTGEVNNDKEKPYNCPYSGSKCTVTGDIRWLLQHLRNDHHVEMHDGRSFSHRYVHHNPKHLHHATWMLTLLDCYGRQFCLYFEAFHLKKTPMYIAYMQFMGDEEEATSFSYILEISGNGRKMTWQGVPRSIRDSHKTVRDSQDGLIITRKLAMFFSADNTNSKELKLKISGRIWREH